A single Xenopus laevis strain J_2021 chromosome 3S, Xenopus_laevis_v10.1, whole genome shotgun sequence DNA region contains:
- the LOC108703411 gene encoding mucin-17-like — protein MELLWSSLLVLLLSHHMAEGQSITISSEITQSETDIKSSSLEISPGVAITEDTTVIYATITKDTTVTDATITEDTTATDATITEDTTATDATITEDTTATDATIPVDTTATDATIPVDTTTTDATITENTNATDAAITENTTTTDAAITENTTTTDAAITENTTTTDAAITENTTTTDAAITENTTTTDATITKDTTATDAAITEDTSTPTVTTTEDTSSPGVTTSNVTSSPDVTTPRHTSTRITTDGESTSTKTITCFASSPSTSTSVALSSHTTASSPTTSSSIPVGDCENGGNFEGGKCVCKPNFYGRKCEFVMSEIRPEIITSVDVTVTVENVLYNQELNDTNSQQYKEFDNRFQDAMSKVYEKLPNYQQVEIISIRSGSIIVEHRVVLLTFVEDYNSSLVQMETILNTTNCTDSTAEKLCFRPNTAQVVPAELKVQDACLNDATLPAEVRKYYVVKMIKGKVFCVSKCSENNDYSINCNNGQCSVTRQGPLCFCTSSDQFWFTGNHCQMSISKPGVYSGVPIATAALIIIIVTLSIFLHRRRGGPSKERLIDAEQWWYEDGFEMDNNLAGWNPGTTNNAAGSPRLSPPQDNFHPVLSNVDTCLKVKVPRPDVVSNNR, from the exons ATGGAGTTGCTTTGGAGCTCTCTCCTGGTGCTTCTCCTTTCTCATCATATGGCAG aaGGTCAATCCATTACCATTTCATCAGAGATTACTCAATCTGAAACAGACATAAAATCAAGCTCTTTGGAAATAAGCCCTGGTGTAGCAATCACAGAGGACACAACTGTCATTTATGCAACAATCACAAAGGACACAACAGTCACTGATGCAACGATCACAGAGGACACAACAGCCACCGATGCAACAATCACAGAGGACACAACAGCCACCGATGCAACAATCACAGAGGACACAACAGCCACCGATGCAACAATCCCAGTGGATACAACAGCCACCGATGCAACAATCCCAGTGGATACAACCACCACTGATGCAACGATCACAGAGAATACAAACGCCACTGATGCAGCGATCACAGAGAACACAACCACCACTGATGCAGCGATCACAGAGAACACAACCACCACTGATGCAGCAATCACAGAGAACACAACCACCACTGATGCAGCAATCACAGAGAACACAACCACCACTGATGCAGCAATCACAGAGAACACAACCACCACTGATGCAACAATCACAAAGGACACAACGGCCACTGATGCAGCAATCACAGAGGACACATCCACCCCTACTGTAACAACCACAGAGGACACATCGTCCCCTGGTGTAACAACCTCAAATGTCACATCCAGCCCTGATGTAACAACCCCAAGGCACACATCAACTAGAATAACAACAGATGGAGAATCTACATCTACGAAAACAATAACTTGTTTTGCATCCAGCCCTTCCACAAGTACAAGTGTTGCTCTTAGCTCTCATACAACAGCCAGCAGTCCTACTACTTCATCTTCAATACCAG TGGGTGATTGTGAAAATGGAGGCAATTTCGAAGGAGGAAAATGCGTGTGTAAACCCAACTTCTATGGCAGGAAATGCGAATTTGTCATGAGTGAGATTAGACCAG AGATCATTACCAGTGTGGATGTCACAGTCACGGTGGAGAATGTACTGTATAATCAGGAGCTGAACGACACAAATTCTCAGCAATATAAGGAATTTGACAATCGGTTTCAGGATGCG ATGAGTAAGGTGTATGAGAAACTACCCAACTACCAACAGGTGGAAATCATTTCAATCAG ATCAGGAAGTATAATAGTTGAACATCGGGTCGTGTTGTTAACCTTTGTAGAAGACTATAACAGTTCCTTAGTCCAAATGGAGACAATATTAAACACAACCAATTGCACAGACAGCACTGCAG AGAAATTGTGCTTTAGACCAAACACTGCACAAGTGGTTCCAGCCGAGTTAAAAGTTCAAG acGCCTGCTTAAATGATGCCACCCTCCCAGCTGAGGTGCGGAAATACTATGTCGTGAAGatgattaaaggaaaagtgtTTTGTGTGTCCAAATGTAGTGAGAATAATGATTATTCTATCAACTGCAACAACGGGCAGTGCAGTGTCACACGCCAAGGACCACTTTGCTT TTGCACCTCATCAGACCAGTTCTGGTTCACCGGAAACCACTGCCAGATGTCCATCAGCAAACCTGGGGTCTACTCTGGGGTTCCAATTGCCACGGCTGCACTGATCATTATCATTGTGACTTTGTCTATCTTCCTGCACCGACGCAGAGGGGGTCCATCCAAAGAAAG GTTGATAGATGCAGAACAGTGGTGGTATGAGGATGGCTTTGAAATGGACAACAATTTAGCAGGCTGGAACCCAGGGACTACCAATAATGCAGCTG GTTCACCAAGACTCAGTCCTCCACAAGATAATTTCCACCCAGTACTGTCGAATGTGGACACATGTTTGAAG GTGAAGGTCCCCAGACCTGATGTAGTGTCAAATAACAGGTGA